One genomic window of Corythoichthys intestinalis isolate RoL2023-P3 chromosome 18, ASM3026506v1, whole genome shotgun sequence includes the following:
- the sod1 gene encoding superoxide dismutase [Cu-Zn] produces MVLKAVCVLKGAGETAGTVYFEQELESSPVKVTGEIKGLTPGEHGFHVHAFGDNTNGCVSAGPHFNPHNKTHAGPTDADRHVGDLGNVTAGPDNIAKIDITDSVISLAGQYSIIGRTMVIHEKADDLGKGGNEESLKTGNAGGRLACGVIGITQ; encoded by the exons atggtgctgaaagctGTCTGCGTTTTGAAAGGAGCTGGTGAAACCGCCGGGACGGTGTATTTTGAGCAGGAG CTCGAATCCAGTCCGGTGAAAGTGACAGGAGAAATCAAAGGCTTGACGCCAGGCGAGCACGGCTTCCATGTCCACGCCTTCGGAGACAACACAAACG GGTGTGTAAGTGCAGGACCTCACTTCAACCCGCACAACAAGACTCACGCCGGGCCGACTGATGCGGACAG GCATGTCGGCGACCTTGGCAACGTGACCGCGGGCCCcgacaacatagccaaaattgacATCACGGACAGCGTGATCTCTCTTGCGGGGCAGTACTCTATCATTGGCAGAACCATGGTG ATCCACGAGAAGGCTGACGACCTAGGGAAAGGCGGCAACGAGGAGAGCTTAAAGACTGGCAACGCCGGTGGACGACTGGCCTGCGGTGTTATCGGCATCACTCAGTGA